The following proteins are encoded in a genomic region of Lactiplantibacillus plantarum:
- a CDS encoding MIP/aquaporin family protein has protein sequence MMKDPLALQLLGEFLGTFILILLGDGVVAGVTLNKSKAQNAGWVAITLGWGFAVTMGVYASSFMSPAHLNPAVSLGMAVAGKFPWAYVIPYSAAQIAGGVIGGLVVWLHYYPHWQATKDAGAILGIFATGPGIRRYFWNFISEVIGTFVLVFGLLAFTKGQFTAGLNPIVVGILIIAIGLSLGGTTGYAINPARDLGPRIAHAVLPIANKGTSDWAYSWVPIAGPLVGGALGALLFNVLP, from the coding sequence ATGATGAAAGATCCATTAGCACTACAATTGTTGGGGGAATTTCTCGGGACCTTTATCTTGATTCTGTTAGGTGATGGGGTTGTAGCTGGGGTAACACTCAATAAATCCAAAGCGCAAAATGCGGGCTGGGTCGCGATTACCTTAGGTTGGGGATTTGCAGTCACGATGGGCGTCTATGCGTCCAGCTTTATGAGCCCCGCACATCTTAATCCGGCGGTCTCACTAGGAATGGCAGTGGCCGGTAAGTTCCCATGGGCCTACGTGATTCCATATAGTGCGGCTCAGATTGCTGGTGGGGTGATTGGTGGCCTCGTGGTTTGGTTGCACTACTACCCACACTGGCAAGCAACTAAGGATGCTGGCGCGATTCTCGGCATTTTTGCAACCGGTCCTGGTATCCGGCGGTATTTCTGGAACTTTATCAGTGAAGTGATTGGAACGTTCGTCCTAGTTTTTGGCTTGTTAGCCTTCACGAAAGGCCAATTTACGGCGGGATTGAACCCGATTGTTGTCGGAATTCTGATTATCGCTATCGGGCTGTCTCTGGGTGGAACGACCGGGTATGCAATTAACCCGGCCCGGGATTTAGGGCCCCGCATTGCGCACGCGGTATTGCCCATCGCCAATAAAGGAACTTCTGATTGGGCCTACAGTTGGGTGCCAATCGCTGGACCATTGGTTGGTGGTGCGTTAGGCGCACTGTTGTTTAATGTATTGCCATAA
- the glpO gene encoding type 1 glycerol-3-phosphate oxidase, whose protein sequence is MAFSATTRQQNIERLQNETLDLLVIGGGITGAGVAIQSTAMNMKTGLIDMQDFAEGTSSRSTKLVHGGIRYLKTFDVGVVADTVKERAVVQGIAPHIPKPDPMLLPIYDETGATFDLFSVKVAMDLYDKLAEVKDPKFTNYTLSREEVLQREPQLNPKHLVGGGVYLDFRNNDARLVIENIKKAHENGGIMASHVKATGLLHDDDGRINGITAEDLLTGASFEIHARIVINTTGPWSDTIRKMDHTEKYQSQMRPTKGVHLVVDAEKLPVPQPTYFDSGDQDGRMIFVVPRENKTYFGTTDTDYHGDLKHPTVTQEDVDYLLEIVNRRFPTAKITLDDIEASWAGLRPLIAANGSSDYNGGNSGKISDKSFKEVIKVVDQFESQEASREDVESVLNDLETSLAEDKLSPSAVSRGSSLTSSPDGLLTLAGGKITDYRKMAAGAMALIAKILADKYDAHFNEINSKNLPVSGGDIDPHNVDATIAFYAKQGTDNGLTNDEALRIANMYGSNAARVFSLIGKVEPTHGLSLAETISLRYALDEEMTLTPVDYLLRRTNHLLFMRDTLDSLKDGVIATMADYLGWDTATVKAQTELLNQTIAESDLTALKQG, encoded by the coding sequence ATGGCATTTTCAGCAACGACGCGTCAACAAAATATTGAACGCTTACAAAATGAAACGTTAGATTTACTCGTTATCGGTGGTGGGATTACCGGTGCCGGTGTCGCCATTCAATCAACCGCAATGAACATGAAGACCGGGTTGATCGATATGCAAGACTTTGCAGAAGGGACTTCATCACGGTCGACGAAACTGGTCCATGGGGGCATTCGCTACTTAAAGACATTTGACGTGGGGGTAGTCGCCGATACCGTTAAAGAACGGGCGGTCGTCCAGGGGATTGCGCCACACATTCCTAAGCCCGACCCAATGTTATTACCGATTTATGATGAGACGGGAGCGACCTTCGACCTCTTTTCTGTTAAAGTGGCGATGGATCTGTATGATAAGCTCGCCGAAGTTAAAGATCCTAAATTCACCAATTATACCCTTTCACGCGAGGAAGTCTTACAACGGGAACCACAGCTGAACCCTAAACATTTAGTTGGTGGCGGTGTTTACCTTGATTTTCGGAATAATGATGCGCGCCTAGTGATTGAAAACATTAAGAAGGCTCACGAAAATGGTGGGATTATGGCAAGCCATGTGAAGGCGACCGGCCTCTTACATGATGATGATGGCCGGATCAATGGTATCACCGCTGAAGACTTATTGACTGGTGCATCGTTCGAGATTCATGCCCGAATCGTCATCAATACGACCGGTCCATGGTCAGACACGATTCGTAAGATGGACCATACTGAAAAGTATCAATCCCAGATGCGGCCAACCAAGGGTGTACATTTAGTCGTTGATGCTGAGAAACTCCCAGTGCCACAACCAACCTATTTTGATTCTGGTGATCAAGATGGCCGGATGATTTTCGTGGTGCCACGTGAAAACAAGACGTATTTCGGAACGACTGATACGGATTATCATGGTGATCTGAAACACCCGACCGTTACGCAAGAAGATGTTGATTACTTGTTGGAAATCGTCAACCGTCGTTTTCCAACTGCCAAAATCACCTTAGATGATATTGAGGCTAGTTGGGCCGGATTGCGGCCACTGATCGCCGCTAACGGTAGTTCCGATTATAACGGTGGTAATTCAGGGAAAATCAGTGATAAGAGCTTCAAGGAAGTTATCAAGGTTGTTGATCAGTTTGAAAGTCAGGAAGCCAGTCGTGAAGATGTCGAAAGTGTCCTGAATGACTTGGAAACTTCCTTGGCAGAGGACAAACTCAGTCCGTCAGCGGTTTCACGCGGTAGTTCGTTGACTAGTAGTCCAGACGGGCTGTTGACCCTTGCTGGTGGGAAGATTACTGATTACCGTAAAATGGCTGCGGGTGCCATGGCGCTGATTGCCAAGATTTTAGCAGATAAGTATGACGCCCACTTTAATGAAATCAATTCGAAGAACCTCCCCGTTTCTGGTGGCGATATTGATCCGCACAACGTGGATGCAACGATTGCATTTTATGCTAAACAAGGGACGGATAATGGTTTGACGAATGATGAAGCGTTGCGGATTGCAAATATGTACGGTTCCAATGCTGCGCGGGTCTTTAGTTTGATTGGTAAAGTTGAACCGACGCATGGTCTGAGTTTAGCCGAAACGATTAGCTTACGTTATGCTTTGGATGAAGAAATGACCCTGACGCCAGTCGACTACTTGCTGCGGCGCACTAACCACTTGTTATTCATGCGAGATACGCTGGATAGCTTAAAGGATGGCGTCATAGCGACAATGGCCGATTACCTTGGTTGGGATACTGCAACGGTCAAAGCACAAACCGAATTATTGAATCAGACGATTGCTGAATCGGACTTAACAGCACTGAAGCAGGGCTAA